A part of Emys orbicularis isolate rEmyOrb1 chromosome 13, rEmyOrb1.hap1, whole genome shotgun sequence genomic DNA contains:
- the LOC135888083 gene encoding olfactory receptor 14A16-like — MSNQTIVIEFLLLGFSDVREQQILHFQVFLVIYLAALVGNLLIITVIALDQHLHTPMYFFLGNLSFLDLCYISVTVPKSMADSLTNNRLISFSGCVTQVFLVITFTAAELAFLTVMVYDRYIAICCPLHYKVTMNRVACAQMAAGSWISSMMCSILHTANTFRLHFCRSNVIAQFFCDIPQLLKISCSDTQANAIVMIALGSLLDVVCFVLIIVSYIHIFSTVMRIPSEQGRYKAFSTCIPYLVVFCLFISTASFTYMRPRSMSSTSLDLMAAVFYCVVPPLMNPIIYSLRNKEIKESLWKMIGRIFFSQKK, encoded by the coding sequence ATGTCCAACCAAACCATTGTGAttgagttccttctcctgggattctctgacgTGCGGGAACAGCAGATTTTACACTTCCAGGTGTTTCTAGTGATTTACCTGGCAGCCCTGGTGGGGAATCTTCTCATCATCACCGTCATAGCCCTCGaccagcaccttcacacccccatgtactttttcctggGCAACTTATCCTTCCTAGACCTCTGCTATATCTCAGTCACGGTCCCCAAGTCCATGGCTGACTCCCTAACCAACAACAGACTCATCTCTTTCTCTGGATGTGTCACCCAAGTCTTTCTGGTTATAACttttacagcagcagagctggcctTTCTCACGGTGATGGTGTATGACCGCTACATTGCAATATGCTGCCCTCTGCATTACAAGGTGACTATGAACAGAGTTGCATGTGCCCAGATGGCAGCTGGTTCATGGATCAGCAGCATGATGTGCTCTATATTACACACAGCTAATACCTTTAGGTTACATTTCTGCAGGTCCAATGTTATCGCTCAGTTTTTCTGTGATATCCCACAGTTGCTAAAGATCTCTTGCTCTGATACACAAGCTAATGCAATAGTCATGATTGCTCTTGGGTCACTTCTAGATGTGGTCTGCTTTGTATTGATAATTGTGTCCTACATTCACATCTTCTCCACGGTGatgagaatcccctctgagcagggcaggtacaaagccttctccacctgcatccCATacctggttgttttttgtttatttatcagTACCGCATCATTTACGTACATGAGGCCCAGATCGATGTCTTCAACATCTCTAGATCTGATGGCTGCTGTGTTCTATTGTGTGGTGCCACCACTAATGAATCCAATCATTTACAGTCTAAGAAACAAAGAGATAAAAGAGTCTCTATGGAAAATGATAGGCAGGATATTTTTTTCTCAAAAGAAATGA
- the LOC135888085 gene encoding olfactory receptor 14A16-like, with protein sequence MSNQTTVTEFLLLGFSDVREQQILHFLVFLVIYLSALVGNLLIISIIALDQHLHTPMYFFLGNLSFLDLCYISVTVPKSMDDSLTNNRLISFSGCVTQVFLVITFAGAELAFLTVMAYDRYIAICRPLHYKVTMNRGACAQLAVSSWVSGMICSVLQTANTFRLHFCGSNVIAQFFCDIPQLLKISCSDTHANVIVLIALVSLVDVVCFVLIIVSYIHIFSTVMRIPSEQGRYKAFSTCIPHLVVFCLFISTASFTYMRPRSMSSTSLDLMAAVFYCVVPPLMNPIIYSLRNKEIKGSLWKIIGRIFFLKRNELLTLIY encoded by the coding sequence ATGTCCAACCAAACCACCGTGACAGAGTTCCTTCTCCTCGGATTCTCTGACGTGCGGGAACAGCAGATTTTACATTTCCTGGTGTTTCTAGTGATTTACCTGTCAGCCCTGGTAGGGAATCTTCTCATCATCAGCATCATAGCTCTCGaccagcaccttcacacccccatgtactttttcctggGCAACTTATCCTTCCTAGACCTCTGCTACATCTCAGTCACGGTCCCCAAGTCCATGGATGACTCCCTAACCAACAATAGACTCATCTCTTTCTCTGGATGTGTCACCCAAGTCTTTCTGGTTATAACTtttgcaggagcagagctggcctTTCTCACGGTGATGGCGTATGACCGCTACATTGCAATCTGCCGCCCTCTGCATTACAAAGTGACTATGAACAGAGGTGCATGTGCCCAGTTGGCAGTGAGTTCATGGGTCAGCGGCATGATCTGCTCTGTATTACAAACAGCTAATACCTTTAGGTTACATTTCTGCGGGTCCAATGTTATCGCTCAGTTTTTCTGTGATATCCCACAGTTGCTAAAGATCTCTTGCTCTGATACACACGCTAATGTAATTGTCTTGATTGCCCTTGTGTCCCTTGTCGATGTGGTCTGCTTTGTATTGATAATTGTGTCCTACATTCACATCTTCTCCACGGTGatgagaatcccctctgagcagggcaggtacaaagccttctccacctgcatccCACacctggttgttttttgtttatttatcagTACAGCATCATTTACGTACATGAGGCCCAGGTCGATGTCTTCAACATCTCTAGACCTGATGGCTGCTGTGTTCTATTGTGTGGTGCCACCACTAATGAATCCAATCATTTACAGTCTAAGAAACAAAGAGATAAAAGGGTCTCTATGGAAAATTATAGGCAGGATATTTTTTCTCAAGAGAAATGAACTCCTCACACTGATCTATTAG